A single genomic interval of Alteromonas sp. BL110 harbors:
- a CDS encoding DUF2189 domain-containing protein: MSHHFKETPENAITQSGIARVIPCKELDVGDPIKWLSLALRDAMRAPGLTLFYGVLFAVIPWFIMYLVEMTGWHLVILPAIVCFMLLGPFLAAGLYDVSWEMEKGHKPSLRHSLRAMRRNAFNEWGFAILLMVMMIFWLRVASLIHALYPPYIENDLESLLPFLVLGTIVGAGFTLAMLFITAFTQPILMERKVDLATAVLTSVNAVWLNKIPMLIWGAIIFSTVAIGYVTGFVGFIVLMPIIGYASWHAYIDAIETKRVRKYE, translated from the coding sequence ATGTCCCACCATTTCAAAGAAACACCAGAGAATGCGATCACGCAAAGTGGTATAGCACGCGTTATTCCCTGTAAAGAATTAGACGTCGGCGACCCAATAAAGTGGTTGTCACTGGCATTAAGAGACGCCATGCGCGCACCTGGTCTCACCTTATTTTATGGCGTGCTTTTCGCGGTAATTCCTTGGTTTATTATGTACTTGGTTGAAATGACGGGTTGGCACTTGGTTATTCTACCCGCCATTGTGTGTTTCATGTTGTTAGGGCCATTTCTGGCCGCTGGCCTTTACGATGTAAGCTGGGAAATGGAGAAAGGCCATAAGCCTTCACTTCGTCACTCACTGCGCGCAATGCGAAGAAACGCGTTTAACGAGTGGGGCTTTGCCATACTACTTATGGTAATGATGATATTTTGGTTGCGTGTTGCATCGCTCATCCATGCACTTTATCCGCCTTATATAGAGAACGATTTAGAAAGCTTATTACCGTTTTTAGTGCTAGGCACAATTGTTGGTGCGGGGTTTACACTGGCAATGCTATTCATCACGGCGTTTACTCAACCTATTTTGATGGAGCGTAAAGTAGACCTTGCTACTGCAGTGCTTACCAGTGTGAATGCGGTGTGGTTAAATAAGATACCCATGCTCATTTGGGGAGCCATTATTTTCTCTACAGTAGCAATTGGCTATGTAACCGGTTTTGTGGGTTTCATCGTGCTAATGCCAATTATCGGCTATGCTTCATGGCACGCTTACATTGATGCAATTGAGACTAAGCGCGTGCGTAAATATGAATAA
- a CDS encoding DUF3718 domain-containing protein: MKLSNLLKVFAATATVAFSINANAATESKDIRFVGETQFAGFCKAIVNDDVRVLRSSLSRNVGRIGASQREVLRMVTSEEGLTCNGSSLIKFSEERHADAVHEYLTSRS; encoded by the coding sequence ATGAAATTATCTAACTTACTTAAAGTTTTTGCAGCTACTGCGACTGTCGCTTTTAGTATCAATGCAAATGCAGCCACTGAGTCAAAAGACATTCGCTTCGTAGGCGAAACCCAGTTTGCAGGGTTTTGTAAAGCGATAGTCAACGATGACGTAAGAGTGCTTCGTTCGAGTCTTTCACGTAACGTAGGTCGTATTGGCGCTAGCCAACGTGAAGTATTGCGCATGGTAACGTCTGAAGAAGGTCTTACATGTAATGGAAGCAGCCTTATTAAGTTTTCTGAAGAGCGTCACGCAGATGCGGTACACGAATACTTGACGTCGCGAAGCTAA
- a CDS encoding efflux RND transporter permease subunit, whose protein sequence is MSTSSHNANNRSETNTEKRQTNDPNQRRTDIASQPRLSKIAGIGAGLARFALNKPVTIGMLFLSMLLFGIVSGRLLPLEKFPGIDIPEMVVQIPYPDATPVEIETMITRPVEEAVATMSGIKRLRARSYDNMAEVIVEFDWDENLKAKSIEAREKIDAIRHELPDDIERIMVYKFNTNDMPIFQLRVSSDRDLSNAYDLLERNLKRPLERVPGVSKVELYGTMKRQITIRLDPKKMAAYQIDGTRLEQQLQSANFSLTAGYMYNNGEKILVNPTGEFTDVNDFKNMWVTRSVRLSDIASVTYELPQRNEGRHLDRTFAVGFNVFRESGSNLVEVSDAVMKVIEKAKEDPEFTGISLFVMDDTAKSVTSSLSDLLNAGLLGALLSVAVLYLFLRQLTTTLIVVLSVPFSICIALGVMYLLGYTLNILSLMGLMLAVGMLVDNAVVITESVFQERQQENNVKRATQIGVNKVSLAVIAGTATTAIVFLPNIIGVKIDVTIFLEHVAVAICISLFASLFIAKTLIPLLTTKVKIPVVKKPKAPTYIKGYGRALNWMLKHQSLTCVIALLLLASTIVPMQMVTSDDEGNNNQERIWLNYHVTQNFTLEEVEKTVDKMEAYLYENQERFHIKQVYTYFTAGHAVSGITLNDDLPVSVGKIKEDIREDMPSFVRARPSFQWDSGNGGGVRVTLLGESSETLLTISEQIVPILSTIEGLEDVKADTGSTRDEVQIRIDREKANRLGIQVNDVAKLISTALRGSNLRTFRYGDAGEVAVQLKFGSDIQASLSELKNINIGFTQGQSVTLNMIADFSVVPQLSQINRNYRQTALAIGANLEGETTTEQARERIENALANIDLPTGYEWTLDGSFSRQDEANAVMQMNMLLALCMIYVVMAALFESLILPTSVITSLLFSFTGVFWAFMVTGTSMSIMGMIGMLILMGIVVNNGIVLVDRINQLVNEGLSLYDAVIEGCITRIRPILMTVATTVLGLIPLAMGSTRIGGDGPPYSPMAIAIIGGLVFSTLTSLFLVPLAYVLLLKLRFKTQRLFKTSKARVATYIKIAN, encoded by the coding sequence ATGAGTACATCTTCCCACAACGCTAATAACAGGTCTGAAACCAATACTGAAAAGCGTCAAACAAATGATCCGAATCAACGCCGAACAGATATAGCTTCACAGCCGCGCCTCTCAAAAATTGCAGGTATAGGCGCTGGGCTTGCACGCTTTGCGTTAAATAAGCCTGTTACCATCGGTATGTTGTTTTTGTCTATGCTGCTGTTCGGTATTGTATCTGGCCGTTTACTTCCTTTAGAAAAATTCCCCGGTATTGATATTCCAGAAATGGTAGTGCAAATTCCCTACCCTGATGCGACACCTGTTGAAATTGAGACCATGATCACTCGTCCGGTTGAAGAGGCCGTCGCTACCATGTCGGGGATAAAGCGCTTAAGGGCCCGCTCGTACGACAATATGGCTGAGGTCATTGTGGAATTCGACTGGGATGAAAACCTTAAAGCTAAAAGCATTGAAGCGCGGGAAAAGATTGATGCTATTCGCCACGAGCTTCCTGACGATATAGAGCGGATCATGGTGTATAAATTTAACACCAATGATATGCCTATATTCCAACTGCGCGTATCGAGCGACCGCGACTTATCGAATGCTTATGACTTGCTAGAACGTAACCTTAAGCGCCCACTAGAGCGTGTTCCGGGTGTATCGAAAGTTGAGCTATACGGCACCATGAAGCGCCAAATTACTATTCGCTTAGATCCTAAAAAAATGGCGGCCTACCAAATAGACGGTACCCGTTTAGAGCAGCAGCTTCAAAGCGCAAATTTCTCGCTAACCGCGGGCTACATGTACAACAATGGTGAAAAAATCCTAGTTAACCCAACTGGCGAATTTACCGATGTAAACGACTTTAAAAACATGTGGGTTACCCGCAGCGTGCGCTTGTCTGATATTGCCAGCGTGACCTACGAACTTCCTCAGCGCAACGAAGGACGTCATCTAGATCGCACCTTTGCGGTAGGCTTTAACGTATTTCGCGAGTCTGGCAGCAACCTCGTTGAAGTTTCTGATGCGGTGATGAAAGTTATCGAAAAAGCCAAGGAAGACCCTGAGTTTACAGGTATTAGTTTATTCGTAATGGACGACACTGCGAAAAGCGTAACATCATCGCTTAGCGACTTGCTTAATGCTGGCCTTTTAGGTGCCCTGTTGTCTGTCGCTGTACTGTACCTATTTTTGCGCCAGCTTACTACGACCTTGATTGTGGTGCTGTCGGTGCCGTTTTCTATCTGTATCGCCTTAGGCGTAATGTATTTATTGGGTTACACCCTTAATATTCTGTCCCTTATGGGCCTAATGTTGGCGGTAGGTATGCTGGTAGATAATGCCGTCGTAATCACAGAAAGCGTATTCCAAGAACGCCAACAAGAGAATAATGTTAAACGTGCAACACAAATTGGTGTTAATAAAGTCAGCCTTGCCGTTATTGCCGGAACGGCTACCACGGCCATTGTATTTTTACCCAATATTATTGGGGTAAAAATAGACGTAACTATTTTCTTAGAGCATGTAGCCGTGGCTATTTGTATATCTCTGTTCGCGTCGCTATTCATAGCTAAAACACTTATCCCATTACTGACGACAAAGGTAAAAATTCCAGTAGTAAAAAAGCCTAAAGCGCCAACTTATATCAAAGGCTATGGCCGAGCGCTTAACTGGATGTTGAAGCATCAAAGCTTAACCTGTGTTATTGCTTTATTGCTCCTTGCCTCGACCATTGTGCCCATGCAAATGGTTACTTCAGATGATGAGGGTAATAATAACCAAGAGCGTATTTGGCTTAACTATCACGTAACACAGAATTTTACCCTTGAAGAAGTAGAAAAAACCGTAGATAAAATGGAAGCTTACCTTTATGAAAACCAAGAACGTTTTCATATCAAACAGGTTTATACCTATTTTACTGCCGGCCATGCGGTGAGCGGAATTACGCTTAATGACGACCTCCCCGTCAGTGTAGGAAAAATTAAAGAGGATATACGTGAAGACATGCCCTCTTTTGTGCGAGCCCGTCCATCTTTTCAATGGGATAGCGGCAACGGTGGTGGCGTAAGAGTGACACTATTGGGTGAATCATCAGAAACCCTGCTGACAATTTCAGAACAAATCGTTCCTATCCTTTCAACCATTGAAGGACTTGAAGATGTAAAAGCCGACACCGGCTCTACCCGAGATGAAGTACAGATTCGCATTGACCGAGAGAAGGCAAACCGTTTAGGAATTCAGGTCAACGACGTAGCTAAACTTATCTCTACAGCACTACGGGGCAGTAATTTACGGACATTTCGCTATGGTGACGCTGGTGAAGTAGCAGTACAGCTTAAATTTGGTAGCGATATTCAAGCCTCACTAAGTGAACTTAAGAACATTAACATAGGGTTTACGCAGGGTCAGTCGGTAACGCTGAACATGATTGCAGATTTTTCTGTGGTGCCGCAACTATCTCAAATAAACCGAAACTATCGCCAAACAGCGCTAGCTATAGGTGCAAATTTAGAAGGTGAAACCACCACAGAACAAGCTCGAGAACGTATCGAGAACGCATTAGCTAACATTGACCTGCCTACAGGTTATGAGTGGACACTAGATGGCAGCTTCTCTCGACAAGATGAAGCCAATGCCGTCATGCAAATGAACATGCTATTGGCACTTTGTATGATATACGTAGTGATGGCTGCACTATTTGAATCTCTGATACTTCCAACGTCAGTAATTACATCACTGCTGTTTTCTTTCACCGGTGTATTCTGGGCATTTATGGTAACAGGGACGTCTATGTCTATTATGGGCATGATTGGCATGCTGATACTGATGGGAATAGTGGTAAACAACGGCATTGTATTGGTAGACAGGATAAACCAACTCGTCAATGAGGGGCTATCGCTGTATGACGCAGTAATTGAAGGCTGTATTACACGTATTAGACCTATTTTGATGACAGTAGCCACTACAGTATTAGGACTTATACCACTGGCTATGGGCAGTACCCGCATTGGCGGCGATGGCCCCCCTTATTCACCTATGGCAATAGCTATCATTGGTGGGTTGGTATTCTCGACGCTAACCAGTTTGTTCTTAGTTCCTCTTGCCTACGTGCTGCTGCTAAAGCTTAGGTTTAAAACGCAGCGTTTATTTAAAACCAGTAAAGCCCGTGTAGCCACGTATATAAAAATCGCTAATTAA
- a CDS encoding efflux RND transporter permease subunit, with protein MRIVDIAVKRPVAVSMFTFAVLLFGMVSLGRLSVNLLPDLSYPTLTIRADYDGAAPGEVEQLVSKPIEEAIGVVKGVRKVTSTSRAGQSDVVLSFSWGTDMDFASLEVREKLDVLQLPLDIEKPRLLRFNPSLDPVIKLGLTAQSDTSTLSVPQMKRLRLYGEQQVKRALESVEGVAAVRVGGGLENEIHILIDQQKASQLSIPISRIIDRVKAENINAAGGRIDNAAQAFLVRTLNQFETLSDIENLFIGRFEGRNIQLKDIATVENAYKDRDVVTRFNGSEGIEIAIYKEGDANAVDVAQKVAGRLNEVNNNLPENYMLNEIYDQSVFIKQAIDNVKSAAIMGGILAMLVLYLFLKDFWTTVIISVSIPVSVIATFNLMYANDISLNMMSLGGIALAVGLLVDNSIVVLENIDRHKKLKIAGSDNAIADEKSATENNKTEASAASEGTKEVSGAIVASTLTTMAVFVPLIFVEGIAGQLFKDQALTVSFALAASLVVALTLIPAMAHKKKKQQLDHEDVFTTQVPTPPTSVFGKAMYYITLPIRWAFRLIFVFLPAALVTLVVGTWHIVSKLLGVAFKPLIWVFNKAFDLLASAYEKLLRVSLRAKALVLATAFILAAGAIMLVPRLGMELIPTLSQGEFSVEVTLPAGSPLARTDAIISELAAVAVNNDEVGETSVLRSDTKVLRTYAMSGTGSLISAAPNQGGDHWGRLNIVMQPTATAEDMDAVKQALRDHLAFKPQVQARFSEPELFSFASPIQIEIAGYDLDQLQQHSDAIATKLASYSNFADVTTNIRDGNPELKIAFHHAKLARLELDASTVSQLIAAKVGGRVATQYSVEDRKVDVLVRTQENQRDDIASIRAIVVNPGSAQPIPLSAVADVYMSVGPSEITRVGQQRVALVSANLAEGKLDEAVAVTNKVIDETQLPLSLSATVAGQSEDMQSSFRSLQFALALAVFMVYLVMASQFESLLHPLLILFAVPLAGAGSVYGLWLTNTPLNVVVFIGLIMLCGIVVNNAIVLVDRINQLRRQGVDKDTAILDAAKTRLRPIVMTTLTTVLGLLPMAFGFGEGAEIRTPMAITVIYGLLFASLLTLILLPVLYSLFDVKKAPVKDNSSEKVSFGDEEAMSKGGVL; from the coding sequence ATGCGTATTGTAGATATTGCTGTAAAGCGCCCTGTTGCCGTTAGTATGTTCACTTTTGCGGTATTGCTATTTGGTATGGTGTCGTTAGGCAGGCTGTCAGTTAACTTACTGCCTGACTTATCCTACCCTACTCTCACTATTCGCGCCGACTACGACGGTGCAGCACCAGGCGAAGTAGAACAACTGGTTTCAAAACCTATTGAAGAAGCCATAGGCGTAGTGAAAGGGGTACGTAAAGTCACATCCACATCGCGAGCAGGTCAGTCTGACGTGGTGCTTTCTTTTTCGTGGGGTACTGACATGGATTTCGCGAGCTTAGAAGTGCGCGAAAAACTCGATGTGTTACAGCTTCCCCTTGATATAGAAAAGCCAAGACTTCTTCGTTTTAACCCAAGTTTAGACCCTGTTATTAAACTGGGCCTCACCGCTCAGAGCGACACATCAACGCTAAGCGTACCGCAAATGAAGCGCTTACGTTTGTACGGTGAACAGCAGGTTAAACGTGCGCTTGAATCGGTAGAAGGAGTGGCTGCCGTGCGCGTTGGCGGAGGTTTAGAAAACGAAATTCATATACTTATTGATCAGCAAAAAGCTAGTCAACTGTCTATTCCTATATCGCGTATTATCGACCGTGTGAAAGCTGAAAATATTAACGCGGCGGGTGGACGAATCGATAACGCAGCCCAAGCGTTCTTGGTGAGAACCTTGAATCAATTTGAAACGCTTAGTGATATCGAAAACCTCTTCATTGGCCGTTTTGAAGGCAGAAACATTCAACTTAAAGATATTGCTACGGTAGAAAATGCGTACAAAGACCGTGATGTGGTAACACGCTTTAATGGTAGTGAAGGCATTGAGATTGCCATCTATAAAGAAGGCGATGCTAACGCAGTTGACGTTGCGCAAAAAGTGGCTGGTCGGTTAAACGAAGTAAATAATAACCTTCCAGAAAATTATATGCTTAACGAAATTTATGATCAAAGCGTGTTCATTAAGCAAGCCATAGATAACGTTAAATCAGCTGCAATAATGGGCGGTATTTTAGCCATGTTAGTGCTGTATCTTTTCCTGAAAGATTTTTGGACCACTGTAATTATATCGGTTTCTATTCCAGTGTCCGTTATTGCTACCTTCAATTTAATGTATGCCAACGACATAAGCCTAAATATGATGAGCTTAGGTGGCATCGCTCTTGCCGTAGGGTTATTGGTAGATAACAGTATTGTTGTTCTTGAGAACATCGATCGCCACAAAAAACTAAAAATAGCAGGTAGTGATAATGCTATAGCTGACGAAAAATCGGCAACAGAAAACAATAAGACAGAGGCGTCTGCCGCCAGCGAAGGTACAAAAGAAGTCTCTGGCGCAATTGTGGCTTCAACACTGACGACTATGGCCGTGTTTGTGCCGCTGATATTTGTAGAAGGCATTGCAGGACAGTTGTTTAAAGACCAAGCGTTGACCGTGTCGTTCGCTTTAGCGGCGTCGCTTGTTGTCGCGCTGACACTTATCCCTGCGATGGCGCACAAGAAGAAAAAGCAACAGCTAGATCACGAAGATGTGTTCACTACCCAAGTACCCACCCCACCTACATCGGTGTTTGGTAAAGCCATGTACTATATTACCTTGCCAATTCGTTGGGCATTCCGGCTTATCTTTGTATTTTTACCTGCTGCCTTAGTGACTTTGGTAGTTGGTACATGGCATATCGTGAGCAAACTACTGGGCGTTGCCTTTAAACCACTTATTTGGGTATTTAATAAAGCATTTGACCTTCTCGCTTCTGCTTATGAAAAACTGCTGCGCGTGAGCCTTAGAGCCAAAGCGCTGGTGTTAGCTACTGCGTTTATTCTTGCTGCTGGCGCGATAATGCTTGTACCAAGATTAGGTATGGAGCTGATACCAACCCTATCTCAAGGAGAATTCTCGGTGGAAGTTACTCTCCCCGCGGGCTCGCCTCTCGCACGCACCGACGCTATTATCAGCGAGCTTGCAGCGGTTGCGGTAAATAACGACGAAGTTGGCGAAACCAGCGTACTTCGCAGCGATACTAAGGTGCTTCGCACGTATGCCATGTCGGGTACGGGCAGCCTTATCAGCGCTGCGCCTAATCAAGGTGGCGATCATTGGGGCCGCTTAAACATTGTGATGCAGCCTACTGCGACGGCTGAAGATATGGACGCCGTAAAACAAGCGCTTCGCGATCATTTAGCCTTTAAACCTCAGGTTCAGGCAAGGTTTTCAGAGCCAGAACTATTTAGCTTTGCATCGCCTATTCAAATTGAAATTGCAGGCTACGATCTTGATCAATTGCAGCAGCATAGCGACGCCATTGCGACTAAATTAGCCAGTTACAGTAATTTTGCAGACGTTACCACCAACATTCGGGACGGAAACCCAGAACTTAAAATAGCTTTCCATCACGCAAAACTTGCTCGATTAGAGCTTGATGCGTCTACCGTTTCCCAGCTTATTGCGGCGAAAGTGGGTGGCCGTGTCGCTACGCAGTATAGCGTGGAAGACAGAAAGGTAGATGTACTGGTAAGAACACAAGAAAACCAGCGTGATGACATTGCGAGCATACGAGCGATTGTTGTTAACCCCGGCTCGGCGCAGCCTATTCCTTTAAGTGCCGTCGCAGACGTATACATGAGCGTAGGCCCCAGCGAAATCACCCGCGTTGGACAGCAGCGTGTAGCATTGGTATCGGCAAACTTAGCCGAAGGTAAGCTTGATGAAGCAGTTGCCGTAACAAATAAAGTTATTGATGAAACCCAGCTTCCTCTATCTTTAAGTGCAACAGTAGCAGGGCAAAGTGAAGACATGCAAAGCAGCTTCCGTTCGCTACAGTTTGCCCTAGCACTTGCTGTGTTCATGGTGTATTTGGTTATGGCTTCGCAGTTTGAGTCGCTGCTGCACCCACTGCTTATTTTATTCGCAGTGCCGCTTGCCGGTGCGGGCTCCGTATATGGCCTGTGGCTTACCAATACACCGCTTAACGTAGTGGTATTTATTGGTTTAATTATGCTGTGCGGAATTGTCGTGAATAACGCTATTGTATTAGTTGACCGTATAAATCAATTGCGCCGCCAAGGGGTAGATAAAGACACGGCTATACTAGATGCTGCTAAGACCCGCTTACGCCCAATTGTAATGACAACTCTAACCACGGTACTGGGATTACTGCCTATGGCATTTGGTTTTGGCGAAGGTGCTGAAATTCGCACGCCAATGGCTATCACCGTTATTTACGGCCTTCTGTTTGCAAGCTTGCTCACCCTCATCTTACTGCCAGTGCTTTACAGCCTGTTCGACGTTAAGAAAGCGCCTGTGAAAGATAACTCTAGTGAAAAAGTAAGCTTTGGTGACGAAGAAGCAATGTCAAAAGGAGGTGTACTATGA
- a CDS encoding efflux RND transporter periplasmic adaptor subunit: MEYTTHSNTFLSSVRSSIPFSPTSLKLLVGSGIIAFTLSMTACSDADAVNDQANTSETEEAIFAIPVETQTIVTGDITSTYDTTAILEAREEAFVVARASGIIEEIFVEEGDYVEKGQVLAQLDKRRYELNLSKALADLAGIESELEKVNKVYSKKLISDDTYDKLTSQFESAKASVRLAELDLKEATITAPIDGYIAERNAKVGNLTESFQRERMFHIVQQRNLQGIVYLPENELPNVVIGQGALLTVAALGDRTIIASVQRISPVIDATTGTFKVTLKVPNEDNKLKAGMFTDVSLEYATHANATLLPRRALVTIDNSHSVFVVDNGKVKKVNISTGFENNEVIEVTNGLSGNEEVVTAGHQNLKDSATVEVVNS; this comes from the coding sequence ATGGAATATACAACACACAGCAACACCTTTCTTTCATCAGTACGATCTTCAATTCCGTTTTCACCAACATCGCTAAAACTGCTCGTTGGAAGCGGGATCATCGCCTTTACTCTTTCGATGACCGCGTGTTCAGATGCCGATGCCGTTAACGACCAAGCCAATACTTCCGAAACTGAAGAAGCGATTTTTGCTATCCCTGTTGAAACTCAAACCATTGTTACCGGTGACATTACATCCACTTACGATACAACCGCTATACTAGAAGCTCGTGAAGAAGCTTTTGTGGTTGCGAGAGCGTCTGGAATTATCGAAGAAATTTTCGTAGAAGAAGGTGATTACGTTGAAAAAGGTCAGGTACTGGCCCAACTTGATAAGCGCCGCTACGAGCTGAACTTGTCAAAAGCATTGGCTGATTTAGCTGGCATTGAAAGCGAACTAGAAAAGGTTAATAAAGTTTATTCTAAAAAGCTTATCAGCGATGACACTTACGACAAACTCACTTCGCAATTTGAATCAGCTAAAGCATCTGTACGCTTAGCTGAACTTGATTTGAAAGAAGCTACGATCACGGCGCCGATTGATGGATACATTGCAGAAAGGAATGCCAAAGTAGGCAATTTAACGGAATCATTTCAGCGGGAGAGAATGTTTCATATCGTTCAACAGCGCAATCTTCAAGGCATAGTTTATCTGCCTGAAAATGAGTTACCCAACGTAGTGATTGGACAAGGTGCACTACTTACTGTGGCGGCTTTAGGCGACAGAACTATCATAGCGAGCGTTCAGCGTATTAGTCCGGTTATCGACGCGACCACCGGCACGTTCAAAGTGACCTTAAAAGTACCTAACGAAGACAATAAGCTCAAAGCCGGCATGTTTACTGATGTGTCGCTTGAATACGCGACCCACGCTAACGCTACCCTATTACCCCGCAGAGCCTTAGTCACCATTGACAATAGCCATAGCGTATTCGTTGTCGATAACGGCAAAGTTAAAAAAGTGAATATTTCTACTGGCTTTGAAAACAACGAAGTAATCGAAGTTACCAACGGTTTAAGCGGCAATGAAGAAGTAGTGACTGCAGGCCACCAGAATTTGAAAGACAGTGCTACCGTTGAAGTCGTAAACAGCTAA
- a CDS encoding OsmC family protein: MKARVSWDQDLTFTGTTDSGYKTVMDGSGKAVSPMESVLLAVGACSSVDVVDILKKGRFNIEACNCELEAERAEEPPRVFTKIHAHYTVSGEGISEKALARSVQLSAEKYCSVMLMLTGNVEITTSYTLV; this comes from the coding sequence ATGAAAGCACGTGTTTCTTGGGATCAAGATTTAACTTTTACAGGTACAACAGACAGCGGCTACAAAACAGTGATGGACGGCAGCGGTAAAGCCGTATCTCCAATGGAGTCAGTACTATTAGCAGTTGGTGCGTGTTCAAGTGTTGACGTGGTAGATATTCTTAAAAAAGGCCGCTTTAACATTGAAGCCTGTAATTGTGAATTGGAAGCTGAGCGTGCTGAAGAGCCACCTCGAGTATTTACTAAAATACACGCACATTACACGGTGTCAGGTGAAGGCATTAGCGAAAAGGCTCTTGCCCGTTCTGTGCAGTTGTCGGCAGAAAAATACTGTTCCGTCATGCTGATGTTAACGGGTAATGTTGAGATCACCACAAGCTATACTTTGGTTTAA
- a CDS encoding CvfB family protein, translating to MINIGKINTLRVVAQYPFGYALAPLVENNDENDSVIEIDDAEELQTVTLAIDEVETSLTEGQQIDVFVATDQRGDLYATAKKPLIQVGETKVLKAVSATNFGAFFDWGLDNDLLMPDDYQAQPVNPGMYYVVHTFFDDKTQRILGATKLHYFLKETSAYLNEGDTVECLVYAKTDLGFKVVINEKSLGLIFHSDAFKPLKIGQATEGIIKTIREDGKVDVALQRVDKGGRDALQQAILDDLEAHGGISTLTDKSAPEAIYSHFNVSKAAYKKALGALYKQKKISFSPDAVRLNK from the coding sequence ATGATAAATATTGGAAAAATTAATACATTACGCGTGGTAGCCCAATACCCTTTTGGCTACGCTTTAGCGCCACTTGTCGAAAACAACGACGAAAACGACAGCGTAATAGAAATAGATGATGCTGAAGAGCTGCAAACGGTTACCCTTGCGATTGACGAAGTAGAGACTTCGCTTACCGAAGGCCAGCAGATAGACGTATTTGTAGCCACGGATCAGCGCGGCGATCTTTATGCCACTGCGAAGAAACCACTAATTCAAGTTGGCGAAACCAAGGTACTTAAAGCGGTGTCTGCTACAAATTTTGGTGCATTCTTCGACTGGGGCTTGGACAACGATCTATTAATGCCTGACGACTACCAAGCACAACCTGTTAATCCAGGTATGTATTACGTGGTTCACACCTTTTTTGATGATAAAACCCAGCGTATTTTAGGGGCCACCAAACTTCACTATTTTCTGAAGGAAACTAGCGCCTACCTCAATGAAGGCGATACGGTGGAGTGCTTAGTTTATGCCAAAACTGATTTAGGTTTTAAGGTGGTTATCAACGAAAAAAGCTTAGGGCTGATTTTCCACAGCGACGCCTTTAAGCCGCTTAAAATTGGGCAAGCCACTGAAGGTATAATCAAAACGATTCGCGAAGATGGTAAAGTCGATGTTGCCCTTCAGCGTGTTGATAAAGGTGGCCGAGATGCGCTTCAGCAAGCCATCTTAGATGATTTAGAAGCCCATGGAGGCATTTCAACGCTAACAGATAAGAGTGCGCCAGAAGCCATCTACTCTCATTTTAACGTGAGTAAAGCGGCGTACAAAAAAGCGTTAGGGGCGTTATATAAGCAAAAGAAAATCTCGTTTAGCCCAGATGCAGTCCGCCTTAACAAATAA
- a CDS encoding 5-oxoprolinase subunit PxpA gives MKLNCDLGESFGAWSMPVESAIMAEIDQANIACGFHAGDPLVMKQAILLAKQHDVAIGAHPAYPDLQGFGRRSMAIPADELKAMIQYQVSALRGMAKICGAKVSYVKPHGALYNDMMKDTAIMKTVMHSIAEINEQSSHTPLALMVQATSQNAALKEAAQHWGLPLYFEAFSDRRYTDEGLLQSRTVEGAVLNESDALLQAKQLISSGTVTTASGATLAVEADSLCVHGDTKGAVSIASKIRTFL, from the coding sequence ATGAAGTTAAATTGCGATTTAGGTGAAAGTTTTGGCGCGTGGTCTATGCCAGTGGAATCGGCCATTATGGCGGAAATTGATCAGGCAAACATTGCGTGCGGCTTTCACGCTGGCGACCCATTAGTCATGAAGCAGGCTATTTTGTTAGCCAAACAGCATGATGTAGCCATTGGCGCCCATCCGGCTTATCCAGATCTACAAGGCTTTGGCCGCAGAAGTATGGCGATTCCCGCTGACGAACTTAAGGCTATGATTCAATATCAGGTTAGTGCCTTAAGGGGTATGGCAAAGATTTGTGGTGCTAAAGTCAGCTATGTAAAGCCTCACGGTGCATTGTACAACGACATGATGAAAGATACTGCTATCATGAAAACAGTAATGCATAGCATAGCTGAAATAAACGAACAGTCTTCACATACGCCCCTTGCGTTAATGGTGCAGGCTACTTCGCAAAATGCGGCGCTTAAAGAAGCGGCGCAACATTGGGGGCTACCTTTGTATTTCGAAGCGTTTTCAGACAGACGGTATACTGATGAAGGCTTACTGCAATCTCGCACTGTAGAAGGTGCCGTGCTAAACGAAAGTGACGCTCTGCTTCAAGCTAAACAGCTTATTTCATCGGGAACGGTAACGACAGCGTCGGGCGCAACACTTGCAGTAGAAGCTGACTCTTTGTGTGTACATGGTGATACTAAAGGGGCGGTAAGTATTGCAAGTAAAATCAGAACATTTCTATAA